The Setaria viridis chromosome 2, Setaria_viridis_v4.0, whole genome shotgun sequence DNA window TGACAATAATTGAAGAAAATGCTAGAGAATCGAATGGTATATCATCCAGAGCAAAAAGTGCACATTCTAGAGACTCCGATCCAGGTGAAAAGTTGGGGGTCTTCAATCTTGCTCGGAAAATAATGTAACTCTACTGCATCTCAGCGTAATACACAAGAAGAATCAACTTAGTGGTGTACGGAGTAAAGCACAACTTTATGACTATGCCAATTTTCACTCACTTGGCCAATCAGCGGAATATCTAACTGAGCAAAAGGTGAGACTATCTCTACATCTGCACATGCTTCTTCCAATGTTTCTCTAGAGGCTCCATCTGCAGCAGACTCTCCCACCTCCAAATAACCAGCAGGAAGAGTCCTGTTAATGTGACCTTGATTAAAATGGAGGACAGCAGTAAAATGATTGCTATGTTCGACAATACATAGGAAATTTGTTTATGCCTCACAAGActaagaaaaaaattgacagAAAGAACATGTTACTGTAATGATCAGTACTACATTAAAACAGGAAACATGGTACTGTAATGATTGGTACTGCATTAAAAGATAAGAAAAGCAGAACCCTATCAGCTTGCGGGTTAGTGAAAACAGAAAAGAGCCACTCCTAAGTCCTAATTTGAAGAACAAAATGAAAACAATGTAATAAAACCTATATTATAACATGACCTCATATTCTGAACAGTACAGGCAAAGAGTTTTGGTTAATTTATTCTGCAAGTCTGCATCTGTTGTATGCACTTAAAAAATGTTGCATGAGAATATCAAAACATAGTATAGTTATGCCATTAACTGATATAGGCTTACATCTCAGAGTAAAATCACAACAAATAATCGAGGGGGAAACGTCAAAGGAAACTTACCAAAGACCATAAGCTGGTTCGATCTTTCTTCTGCAAAGGAGAACCTTATTATCATGCTCCACAAGGCAACCAACAACCTATCCAGATGATATAGATTATCAACAGCAGGAAATAACCGCCAAAACATACTCTTATTGCTAGTTATATTCCCTTTTTTTCACCAACCAATCAAAAAAGAAATATATGCACAAAAATGGAGCAGTTCTGTTTATCAGACGCACTTGATGCATAAGTGTCAATATGAGCTCTATAAATCAAGAAATTCACAATGTCTTCAATATAAAGTCCAAATCCAAATGCATACACATCTGTCCCTTTTTCATTTATTTGTTCAGCACATACCATTTTGGGGTTTTCGTAGTGAACTCTTCCACAGGAAGAACAAATAGCCCTCATCTTCTCATCTCCATCAGGAATGGCCAATTTTGTCGGGCTTCCACAAGCAGGGCAAAAATGTATCTTTGACTTGTGCACCTGCAGAAGGAATTGTCACTGAGCTTAGAACTTTATTCAACATCTTGTTTTCAGGACAACAGCTAAATCAGTGTACAGTATGCCTCAGGAAATAAATATCCTAGTCATACTGCCATGCTGGACAGGCAAGGCAACATCACGAGCCTTTATGCAGATGACTATGATCGCTTCACACTTAGCAGTCAGACACTCAGACTAACGTGTACTTAACCCTATGCAGTTCAGGGGAGCTGATGCAGAACTCGGCTCAGTCCTGATTTTGCAGCATAAAGCACACTACGATTTAACTAGAGAGCATGCCCGCAGTTTCGGGCTGCACGGGGAGCCAATCCCATTTGGCAATTGGCACGGTCACTGGATTGAGTCAACGCCCCCAATTGATTCAGCAGGCACGCATCTCAGGTATTACTGCTACGATTAGCCGCCTGATTGCTGCACAGTAGAGTGACACGAGGGGAAGCAAGGCTCAccacggcaggcggcggcgacggggcgggcGAGCTGGCGTTGGAGCCGGAGTAGGCCGCCATGCGGATCGGCAGTGGGTGGGTCGGGGAGCGCGCGAGCGGGGGCGGGAGCGCGtcgcggcggaggagcaggcgggtGCGCGGGGAGGACAGGCGCGCGGCGTGGTGGAGGAGCGGGTGGGATctgaggagggggaggagcatggtggtggtggtgggggggtGCGGCTCGGCTTTAGTAGCGGGAGCGCGCGGGCGGGGTTGGTGGCTCAGGTAGGGTGGGGAGGCGAGGGCAATGGCGACtcggggaggccggcggggaaggggggtggggggtgagACACGTTCCGCCGCGGGATTGGTCGACGCGCGGTTTATGGGGTGGGGATGGTTGGGGAGAAAGATTAATCGAGCTGGCGTGTCGGGTTTATCCCTGATTCGTCGAACTTGAACCTTCCATTAAACAAAATGGTTCTTCTAAGCACAAAGtgcactcatcgttgactttgCTATGGTATAAGAGAATAAGACTGAAGACAAGACTtagacttttttttaaaaaaaaaagaaaaaaaaactagagcaTGTTCAATGGTGATGAAAAGTCACGTTCTGTCGATTGATTCTGATTTATTTAATCGAGAACACATGCAAATTTGCCGAAGCTTATACCTACTCacggggtgtttggcagcactccattCCAGAAAAAACAGTTCTACTTTATCAATTCCATAAAATTATCTGCCAAACACGTCCAGCTTCACAAACCCCAGCTCATGGAGCACCTAAAATTATCAGTTTCAAacttcctcgtggagttgggggttatttacccaccttTGCCACTCATTACACAACATACCGTTTCGTTTCTAATTTTTCCTTTCCGCTCGCTATCTCCGTTTCCTCCCTCTGGCCGCTGACCTTGGCCTGCGCCACCCCGGTCCCCTACAGCACCATGGCtagcccgcgccgcccccgcccaccGGCACCACGCTGGCCGAGCCACCCCAGTCGGCCGCACGGCCCTTCCCCTGCCTCCGGCCCAATGATGCGCCTGCCGCCACCAGCTCGGGGCTGCGCTGgccgcaccgccaccaccgtgcTGGCCATTCCTCCAGTGGTCGTCGGGGCGCACCGCAAGCTGGGGCCTCAGCTCAGCCGCCGGTCGTCTAGTGGAATTGGATGGGAAAAggctcaacttttttttttgcctctgGCTTTGTTGGTGTTTGAGTTGTGATTCATTCTCATCGCCAATTCCGATTGATGAGCAAGATTGTTCTACATTTCACAGGATAATTTCTCATAATACATGCAGCACTGTCTAAAActaagaagagaagagagaggaagaggaagaggagaggagaaaatagaaaagTATGACATGTGGACCCGTTCACAAAGGATATAAAATAGACTATTCCCAGCAACTCTTTATGTTTCTGGAGTTGGAGCACTGCAATTAGCCAAACACGTACAACAACTCTGTGTTTtgttgaagttggtggagtggagctgctaaaagatggagttggtggagtggagcttaAGTTGAGTACTGCGAAACACCCCTAAATCTTTGTTTTGCTAGCTAGCACTAGCAGTGGGTCCTCTAGAAACAAAGCAGTAGTATGGTAAGTGCATAGATGGCAGAGTTGATGTAGGTGTGCAAAAGAAAagcaagaaaggaaaaggagccCGCTCAACGTCAAACTATATAGTACTGATTTAATATGCCTCTAGGACCAGCCCCACCACAAGGTAGCTCTCTCTTCAACGTTAGACATTGTTCTTTCATAATAGGGCAATGCAAATTCTGGTGTGGATTAAGACCCTATTTCTAGAAGAACATGATTTTATACCTATAGATAGTTAATAGAATTTTGAGCAGCAGCTGTTGCACAAACGATGAATGATCCCATGCTCTTAAGTCCTAATGTTTCAAAAAAGCTTTGAAAGTCAGAGTTTTTTTTTGAGAAGATGGCCTTACGTTTAAAGTACCAATTGTAGTATCTGAACTTTACACGTAGACACGTAATACACACTCACACCTCACGCACACCACTCCTTATGCACAAGCTAAGACCTACATCCTATACTCACTCGTATACCCGTCTTGAAGAGATGGTCTCGGATACCAGTTTACAGCATGTGTGAAGGCCACCGTATCCTAGGAAATTCCTCCCCCACTGGGGATCGAACCTGCAACCTCCAAAGAAGGCCAGTGCTACTGGGGATTCTGCTGATAACTGGTCGCAGGCCTGTTCGCTTGAAAGTCAGAGCTTCATCGAGCGTGAATGTAGTAACACTCATCCTGGACCCCAACCACCAGACACATCATTGTTACTAAGTTGATGTAGGCTTTTATGAGCACATTTAGTATTTCTGCTAATCCTCTATAGGCAGAGTCAAACTTTCCAGTATACACTAAATTTTTTTAACGTGCACCTGTCCTAGTTCAACATGTTAAAAGTGAGAAAAGGAAGTTACACGGGCACACGGGTAGCATCGCATCCTCGTGTTTAAGATTCGATAAATTTTAGTTAAAGATACGTCactcacaacatgcttcttttttaaaaaaacgttGCGGCGAAAGTTTTGTGAAAGGAATGCTCGTTTGTGGCTTAAGCTTCAGCGCATGCCCAAGCTGACAAGCACAACAACCTGCACGCACCTCACGATTCATCTTCCCCTCAAAGAGCATCACTGCATCACGATTCACGCGAATCGCATCGCGAGCCGGATCATCCCCCATTTCACCATTTGCCAATTGCCAGCGTCGCGGCCACGGGCAAACGCCGTTTCCCGATGCCGCCGTTCCTCACCGTCCGATGAGCCGACGAGTGAAACACGCAAGCGCCGCGCGCGGGCAGCTCTCGATCagcgcgccccgcgccgccatcACCCAATCCACTCCTTGCTACCTCCCTTTCTCTATGACAGCTAGCCTCACTTATCATCCCTATCCTCCCCCCAGTCACACGACCGAGCTCAAATCGTCGCGTCTccttaagggcctgtttggataccacctcataaactttaggagttCACTTTTAGGTCACTTTTAGGAGTTGTGCATCCAAACTGGTGTCATAAAAGTATATTCATAAACTTTAGTGGTGttgttttcattaggaggaGAAACCATCATAAACTTCCATTTTTCTCATAAAAGTGATCCCCAACCCAACCTTTACCCCTcctacccctccccttctctctccacctttACCCCTATCCTCCCCCGCGCACTGCccatctgctcctcctcctcctcccgcacaGCACatctgcgccgcctcctcctccctccgccgcctcctccttcctccgccgccgcctcctcctccctccgccgctgcctcctcctccctccgccgtcCCCGTACTTCTTCCGCCGCCGCAATCCCCTTCCGGGGCCGGATCTACGGTgccgccctctcctccctccaccgccttctccttcctccgccgccgcctcctcctccctccgccgtccccgtacttcttccgccgccgccgtccccttccGGGGCCGGATCTACGCTgccgccctctcctcccttggccgccgcctcctacaCTCGCCGCCTCTTCCACCTTTTCCCGCCGCCATCTCAGccggccgtcgcctcctccggtggccgccgcctccttccctcgCCGCCTTCTTCCCATTTGGCCGGCGCGTCCTCCCCATTTGGCCGCCGCGTCGTCTCCATTGAGCCCGCCTCCTCCAGatttcgccgccgcctgcttcccTCGGCGCGTCGTCCCCATTTGCCCGACGCCTCCTCCCCAGTTCCCCGCCGCGTCCTCCCCATTTCCTAATGGCGGGCAACGGCGACGACGGATTGGAGGATTTGTTCCCCCAGCCCGATCCACAAATTTCCCCCTGCCAAATCGATTTTTTCTCTCAGTCCGAGTCTTCCAGTGCCCCCCGTCACGGCTTGGAGAACTTGGACCTCAACTCCCAGGCTGAGGAGTACGCAGATCTGAGCATATACTCAGAGTACCTTCAGGGAGATGAGGTTCCCCGGGGCCGCGGTAGCCGTACTCTTGGCTTACCCCTGCCTCGACGTGGTGGTGGGGGCAGCAACTGGACCGGCGGGAGCagagcggccggcggcagcagaggggccggcggcagcaAAGGTGCCGGCGACACATTAGGACCTGGCGGTAGCCAGGCGGCCGGCTGCAGTCAAGGTGCAGGCGGCAGCAGGATGGCGAGCGGCAGCAGGGGGCCTGGTAGCAGAGGTGGAGTAGGCCGCGCAAGATCTTTGTTTCGCGGTGGTGGTTCTGGAAGTGCAAGTCGTGGAAGAGGCCGTCGAGGTGGTGATCGTGGTGGACGAATTTCAGGCCCTCCAGAAGATGCTTTTGATGCATATGAACACAatgttgttgatgatgcagcTGTCGAAGTTGTGTTTCCTGCCTCAAAGGTAAAATCTGTGACTTTATAGTATGAATTTATGGTCCATTTAGAATTAGTTTTTCTGAAATTGGGAATGAAATTACCTGTGGAACTTGATAGTATGAATTAGCTGTCGAAGTTGTTCTGAAATTTTCAGGAATGGATTGAATTGTGACTAGATGCATGACAGAGCTTCATGCATTAGTGGCTAGATGAATTAGTGGCTAGATGATTTAGTGGCTTCATGAATTTGTGACTTATTCCCATTGTGACATGCTGAAATTGTTAGATGTTGAATTTGTGAGTTCCTGAAAATGTTGCTTGTTGAATTAGTGCCTTCATGTATTACTTCTAGATAAATTCATGTATTTTGTGTGTTCCTGAAAATGTTGCTTGTTGAATTCACTGTTCTTTATCCAATAGATTAAAAATGACAAAGCACAGTGGACAGAAAGGAATACTGGAATATTCTGTGATTTGTCAGTTGAGCAAATTAGAGAAGGAAACTGTCCCAAAGGCAACATGTCCACTAGAGGGTTGAAGATAATTCAGGAAAAGTACTACATGGCTACTGGTTTGAAGCATGATTTTGGGTAGTTTAGGAACAGAAGAGATCAGTTGAAAAGGTTGTATAACTTTTGGAGAGCCCTACAAAGCCAGTCAGGTCTAGGTAGACATGCTGATGGGACAGTGCAAGCTCCAAATTGGTGGTGGGAACAAAACACACAGGTGAGACATAATTTTTGAACTAACCCTTTAATTTCCAGGAAATGTAGTGCTCCTGACTTAGAATGACCTGTCACTTGCAGAAACGACCTGAATTCAGGAAGTTGCAACATGGTGCTCCAGAGTACTTAGATCAGTTGGAAGAAATGTTCCATGAAACTGCAGTAGATGGAACCACATCATATATTccagaagtggaggaggaggaagaagaagaagaagatggtgaagatgaTGACGGTGGAGAcccttcagttggtggagaggATTGTGATGCTGAACCTGCCGCTTGCTATGACAGCCCTATCAGCTCAAACACCAGGAAGAGGTCCAGTGCAAGCACCAAATCAACTGCTACTAGCCCTCCAAAAAAAAGTAGAAGCCCAATGATCACTGCTGTGACAAATTACTTCAACAAGCAAGCAGAGaaggatgatgtgacccataGTATTTTCAGGAATGTTAGTGCTTCAATTGCCAAATTCACTGAAGATAAGAGGCAGAAGATGAACACCAATCCAGTGGCAGATGAAGTTAAGAGATGCCAACAATTAGCACTAGAGTGTGGTGCAAGAAAGGATAGTGCAGAGATGTTTGCTTGTTGGGACATATGCAAGGATAAATTCAACAGAGAATACTGGATCAACCTTGATGATGCAGAGGCTAGGATGGCTTTCTTGAAAAGATGGTGCAAGAAAATGAACTTAGATTAGAATGTAGTAGTAGATATTTGTGGTTGTTACAACCTTGAACTGTTGGTTTAAGTACTAATGTTATTTCGGCTGCTAGAACTTGAATAAGTTCCTCTTTGAAGTTGTGATCATGTGACATGTTTAAATTTGTGGTTGTTTCTATATGTGGTTGTTTCTATATGTGGCTGTTTGAATATGTGGCTGTTTGAGTATTGGAGTTTCTGACCAAGTTTGATTTCAATTTGTGAACATGGCTCGGCTACAGTACTAATGTGGCTGTTTGACTAATGTATGCCTGTTTTTTTAATGGTGAATtaggatgatggtgaaggagatTCTGACGATGAATTCATTAGTATGGCATGCAAGTTCATGGAGCTGGAAATCATACGTCGAAAGAGGAATCGAGAGATTATGGAGTCCTCAATTATGCTTGGTATGTACTATGACACTTACTACCACAAAGGGCCACCTAGAGTACCTACTGTACCGGGCATAAAATGGGTGCAAGAGACACTATCAAATCCAACCTcatgctacaacatgtttaggatgtcttGCACTTTATTTCACCAACTTCATGACCTGTTGGTTGAGTCTTATGGTTTGAGGGGAACTAGAAGAATGTCAACGATGGAGGCTTTAGCTATGTTCTTATGGATAAATGGTGCACCCCAGTCACTAAGACAAGTTGCGGATCGGTTTGTAAGGTCATTGGAAACAATAAGCCGCACATTTGATTTGGTTTTGTCATGTGTTATTAGGCTAGCTGTAGATATAATTGGGCCAAAGGACCCCGGGTTTACAACAATTCACCAGAGGTTGAGAAACCCTAGGTATGCTCCATATTTCAACAATTGCATAGGAGCTATAAATGGGACTAATGTACCGGTTGTGGTGCCAAGTAATAAGGTGGTGCAGCATACGGGCAGACATGGATACCCTACACAGAACGTGCTTGCCATttgtgatttcgacatgagaTTCACATTTGTTGTTAGTGGATGGCCTGGATCAGTTCATGATATGAGAGTATTCACTGATGCCGTAAATAAATATGGTGACAAGTTTCCACACCCTTCTCCAGGTAAATTTTAGGAgtaattaatattttaaaaataaattatataCCCAAAATTGCTTACCATTTTCTCTTTTGTATTTGTAGGGAAGTTTTATCTAGTGGACTCTGGATATCCGAACCGCCCGGGGTATCTTGCACCATACAAAGGTACGAAGTACCACCTTCCTGAGTTCCGGAGTGGCCCAAATCCGAGAGGTATGAAGGAGACTTTTAACTACGCGTATTCATCACTTAGAAATGTTATTGAGAGGTCATTcggagttttgaagatgaaatggaggattttattgggaataccaagttttccaatggaaaagcaaagcaaaataatagtagcatgtatggcacttcacaatttcattaggGAGAACGATCATGCGGATAGGGCCTTTGGTATGTGTGAtcgtgatgaaaattttgttccttTCACCGAAGAATCAAGCATTGATGGACATGAGGGAAATACCGAAGAGGCAGACGGAGATCAAAATATGAACGAATTTTGTGATAGTATAGCTAATGGTTTGTTCAATAGATTGTAGAGGTTTTGTATTTTTGAGTTGTAATGACAATGACGATGGACTGTGCTTACTGTTTTTGACATTGCACTACGTTTTTTTAAACAAAGGCAAAAGCAAAGGGCCGGCAAAAAAAAATGGCGAAAAAATAGAGCCGGCAGCAACGCAACTCTGCGCCAGAGGCAGAAGGCCATTTCCCCGCTAGCTCCCTGGCGCCAGAAGAACTCCCTCGCGCCAAAAAAACAGACCTCCCTGGCGCCAGAAGTCCTCCCTCGCGCCACAAAAACAGAGACCTTGAGCCGGCAGTTGCTCTTTAATTAGGGGTACAATGGTCATTTTCCCTCTAACATCATAAAAATTATGagtccatccaaacaccccactcctaaattt harbors:
- the LOC117846615 gene encoding nudix hydrolase 23, chloroplastic, with translation MLLPLLRSHPLLHHAARLSSPRTRLLLRRDALPPPLARSPTHPLPIRMAAYSGSNASSPAPSPPPAVVHKSKIHFCPACGSPTKLAIPDGDEKMRAICSSCGRVHYENPKMVVGCLVEHDNKVLLCRRKIEPAYGLWTLPAGYLEVGESAADGASRETLEEACADVEIVSPFAQLDIPLIGQSYIIFRARLKTPNFSPGSESLECALFALDDIPFDSLAFSSIIVTLRMYTEDVKSGSIKFHYCTINKRLGASPSDLRSFDIDNHIAV